From Diaminobutyricibacter sp. McL0608, one genomic window encodes:
- the trxA gene encoding thioredoxin, which produces MRSVSHNMATTAITSQNHDETVSEGIVLLDFWADWCGPCHMFAPVFEKASEKHSDITFGKIDTEAEQELSGSYGIRSIPTLVAYRDGIPLFSQAGALPAEAVEDLITQLRALDMTEIRAEYEKQLAERGGK; this is translated from the coding sequence ATGAGGAGCGTTTCACACAACATGGCAACTACAGCGATAACCAGCCAGAACCACGACGAGACCGTGAGCGAGGGCATCGTCCTGCTCGACTTCTGGGCCGACTGGTGCGGTCCCTGTCACATGTTCGCGCCGGTCTTCGAGAAGGCGTCCGAGAAACACTCGGACATCACTTTCGGCAAGATCGACACCGAGGCCGAGCAGGAGCTCTCCGGCTCCTACGGCATCCGTTCGATCCCGACTCTCGTCGCCTACCGCGACGGCATCCCGCTCTTCTCACAGGCCGGCGCCCTTCCGGCCGAAGCGGTCGAAGACCTGATCACGCAGCTGCGTGCGCTCGACATGACCGAGATCCGCGCCGAATACGAGAAGCAACTCGCGGAGCGCGGCGGCAAGTAG
- a CDS encoding esterase/lipase family protein, with protein sequence MTGLLQNLGWWAEDYAYAAGWQARAAFDRTDPAVFEDGSGRPVLMIPGVYEPWQFLRPLIDALHGAGHPVYVVPELGTNLKVLSEAATTVEGVLEERDLSDVVIVAHSKGGLIGKLVMVGEGSLPRVVRMVAISTPFAGSRYAQFMPIRALRDFSPTDPAGMSLRADESVNSRIVSVFGPFDPHIPEGSTLAGATNRVVAKGGHFRGLSDPEVQAIVLEEAAR encoded by the coding sequence ATGACGGGCCTTCTTCAGAATCTGGGCTGGTGGGCTGAGGACTACGCGTATGCGGCCGGTTGGCAGGCGCGCGCTGCCTTCGACCGCACGGACCCGGCAGTGTTCGAGGACGGCTCCGGGCGGCCGGTGCTGATGATCCCCGGCGTGTACGAGCCGTGGCAGTTCCTGAGACCGTTGATCGACGCGCTGCACGGTGCCGGGCATCCGGTCTATGTGGTGCCGGAGCTCGGCACCAATCTGAAGGTGCTCAGCGAGGCCGCGACGACGGTCGAAGGCGTGCTCGAGGAACGTGACCTGAGTGATGTGGTCATCGTCGCTCACAGCAAGGGCGGCCTGATCGGCAAGCTGGTGATGGTGGGGGAGGGCAGTCTGCCGCGCGTCGTGCGGATGGTTGCAATCTCCACACCGTTCGCCGGGTCGCGCTACGCCCAGTTCATGCCCATCCGCGCTTTGCGCGACTTCTCACCGACGGATCCGGCCGGGATGTCGCTGCGCGCCGACGAGTCCGTCAACAGCAGGATCGTCTCGGTCTTCGGGCCGTTCGATCCGCACATCCCGGAGGGGAGCACTCTTGCCGGTGCGACCAATCGCGTGGTCGCGAAGGGCGGCCACTTCCGCGGGTTGTCCGACCCGGAGGTGCAGGCGATCGTGCTGGAGGAAGCTGCGCGCTGA
- a CDS encoding alpha/beta fold hydrolase, translated as MTLGSLKQIDAGDLNVGYAESGPADGRPALLLHGWPYDIHSFADVAPLLADQGFRVIVPFLRGFGTTRFLSDETLRNGQQSVVAVDALALMDALQLEQAVVAGFDWGARTADIVAALWPERCTGLVSVSGYLIGNQAAGRQPLPPAAELQWWYQYYFATERGRAGYDANRRDFAKLIWHTASPQWEFDDITFGRSAAAFDNPDHVPVVIHNYRWRLGLAEGEAQYDRLEQQLAEGPTISVPTITLEGDANGAPHPDPSAYAKKFSGRYEHRTIDGGVGHNLPQEAPEAFAAAVADVAG; from the coding sequence ATGACCCTCGGATCCCTGAAGCAGATCGACGCCGGCGATCTGAACGTCGGCTACGCCGAGTCAGGGCCGGCGGATGGGCGGCCTGCGCTGCTCCTGCACGGCTGGCCGTACGACATCCATAGTTTCGCGGACGTGGCGCCTCTCCTCGCAGATCAGGGGTTCCGCGTGATCGTGCCTTTCCTGCGCGGTTTCGGGACGACGCGTTTTCTGAGCGATGAGACACTGCGGAACGGTCAGCAGTCCGTGGTCGCGGTGGATGCGCTGGCGTTGATGGATGCGCTGCAGCTGGAACAAGCGGTCGTGGCGGGCTTCGACTGGGGTGCGCGCACGGCCGACATCGTGGCGGCGCTCTGGCCGGAACGCTGCACGGGGCTGGTCTCCGTCAGCGGGTACCTGATCGGCAACCAGGCTGCCGGGCGCCAGCCGCTGCCACCGGCTGCGGAACTGCAGTGGTGGTACCAGTACTACTTCGCGACCGAGCGCGGCCGGGCCGGCTACGACGCCAACCGCCGTGACTTCGCGAAGCTCATCTGGCACACGGCGTCGCCCCAGTGGGAGTTCGACGACATCACGTTCGGCCGCAGTGCCGCCGCGTTCGACAACCCCGATCACGTCCCCGTCGTGATCCACAACTACCGCTGGCGACTCGGCCTCGCCGAGGGCGAAGCGCAGTACGACAGGCTCGAACAGCAGCTCGCCGAGGGCCCGACCATCTCGGTTCCGACCATCACTCTCGAGGGCGATGCCAACGGCGCACCCCACCCCGACCCGAGCGCCTACGCGAAGAAGTTCTCGGGGCGATACGAGCACCGCACGATCGACGGCGGCGTCGGGCACAACCTGCCTCAGGAGGCGCCGGAAGCGTTTGCGGCAGCCGTCGCGGATGTCGCCGGCTGA